The following coding sequences are from one Haliotis asinina isolate JCU_RB_2024 chromosome 3, JCU_Hal_asi_v2, whole genome shotgun sequence window:
- the LOC137279102 gene encoding mucin-2-like, with the protein MTPLQYLLQSIRPPLPPPLPTHTRAHTHPSPSLSSQFQQVTPSYRHIRYHHPFNICITIPSALIQPSPQHPSHHLFSTIATIPSAPQPLSLQHLCHPYHHLFGTCTTLTAIPSAPVPPQPPSLQHLYHPYHHPFSTCTTLTTIPSASVPPLPPSLRRHLYHPYCHPFSTCATPTTISSAHVPPYNHPFSTCATLQLSPQRLYHPYHHPFSTCTAFTNIPSAPVGPLPTYLQHLYHPYHHPFSTCTTLTTISSAPVPPLPPSLQHLYHPYHHPFSICTTPTTISSAPVPPLLPSLQHLCHPYHHLFGTRATLTAIPSAPVPPYNYPFSTCATLTTIPSAPVPPLPPSLQHLCHPYHHPFSTCTAFTNIPSAPVPPLPPSLQHLYHPSHHLFSTCTTLTAIPSAPVPPLPPSLRHTCHPTTIPSAPVPPYNYPFSTCATLTTIPSAPVPPLPPSLQHLYRLYQHPFSTCTTIPSTPVPPSLQHPNHYPFSTCTTFTNIPSAPVPPLPTSLQHLYHHPFSTCATPTTISSAPVPPSLQHPNHYPFSTCTTFTNILQHLYHIYQHPFSTCTTFTNIPSAPVPPLPTSLQHLYHHPFSTCATPTTISSAPVPHPFSIPLPPSNPDIIPSASATVPTSATPPLSLQQPVSSFRFA; encoded by the coding sequence ATGACCCCACTACAGTACCTGCTACAATCCATCAGACCACCCTTACCCCCACCCCTTcccacacacacgcgcgcgcacacacacccaTCCCCATCCCTGTCGTCACAATTTCAACAAGTGACACCGTCATATCGTCATATCCGCTACCACCATCCCTTCAACATCTGTATCACCATCCCGTCAGCACTTATACAACCATCCCCTCAGCACCCCAGCCACCATCTCTTCAGCACCATAgccaccatcccttcagcaccCCAACCATTATCGCTTCAGCATCTGTGCCACCCCTACCACCATCTCTTCGGCACGTGTACCACCCTTACTGCCATCCCTTCAGCACCTGTGCCACCCCAgccaccatcccttcagcaccTGTACCACCCTTaccaccatcccttcagcaccTGTACCACCCTTaccaccatcccttcagcatcTGTACCACCCCTACCACCATCTCTTCGGCGGCACCTGTACCACCCTTACTGCCATCCCTTCAGCACCTGTGCCACCCCTACCACCATCTCTTCGGCACACGTGCCACCCTACAACCATCCCTTCAGCACCTGTGCCACCCTACAACTATCCCCTCAGCGCCTGTACCACCCCTaccaccatcccttcagcaccTGTACCGCCTTTACCAACATCCCTTCAGCACCTGTAGGACCTTTACCAACATACCTTCAGCACCTGTACCACCCTTaccaccatcccttcagcaccTGTACCACCCTTACCACCATCTCTTCAGCACCTGTACCACCCTTACCACCATCTCTTCAGCACCTGTACCACCCTTaccaccatcccttcagcatcTGTACCACCCCTACCACCATCTCTTCAGCACCTGTGCCACCCTTACTGCCATCCCTTCAGCACCTGTGCCACCCCTACCACCATCTCTTCGGCACACGTGCCACCCTTACTGCCATCCCTTCAGCACCTGTGCCACCCTACAACTATCCCTTCAGCACCTGTGCCACCCTTaccaccatcccttcagcaccTGTACCACCCTTACCACCATCTCTTCAGCACCTGTGCCACCCTTaccaccatcccttcagcaccTGTACCGCCTTTACCAACATCCCTTCAGCACCTGTACCACCCTTaccaccatcccttcagcatcTGTACCACCCCAGCCACCATCTCTTCAGCACCTGTACCACCCTTACTGCCATCCCTTCAGCACCTGTGCCACCCCTACCACCATCTCTTCGGCACACGTGCCACCCTACAACCATCCCTTCAGCACCTGTGCCACCCTACAACTATCCCTTCAGCACCTGTGCCACCCTTaccaccatcccttcagcaccTGTACCACCCTTACCACCATCTCTTCAGCACCTGTACCGCCTTTACCAACATCCCTTCAGCACCTGTACCACCATCCCTTCAACACCTGTaccaccatcccttcagcaccCCAACCACTATCCCTTCAGCACCTGTACCACATTTACCAACATCCCTTCAGCACCTGTACCACCTTTACCAACATCCCTTCAGCACCTGTaccaccatcccttcagcaccTGTGCCACCCCTACCACCATCTCTTCAGCACCTGTaccaccatcccttcagcaccCCAACCACTATCCCTTCAGCACCTGTACCACCTTTACCAACATCCTTCAGCACCTGTACCACATTTACCAACATCCCTTCAGCACCTGTACCACATTTACCAACATCCCTTCAGCACCTGTACCACCTTTACCAACATCCCTTCAGCACCTGTaccaccatcccttcagcaccTGTGCCACCCCTACCACCATCTCTTCAGCACCTGTACCACATCCCTTTAGCATCCCATTACCCCCTAGCAACCCTGATATCATCCCCTCAGCATCTGCTACCGTCCCCACTTCAGCAACACCACCATTatcccttcagcaacccgtgtcGTCATTCCGTTTTGCTTAG